A stretch of DNA from Thiomicrospira sp. XS5:
TGGAGCTGCAACCCAATGAAACGGTGCTCGACATCGGGTGCGGCTGGGGCAGTTTCGCCGAATTGGCGGCGCGCAAATACGGGGTGCATGTCACCGGTTTGACCATTTCGCGTGAGCAGCAACAGCTGGCCGAACAACGCTGCAAAGACTTGCCAGTGCAAATCGAACTCAAAGATTACCGTAAAATGGAAGGCACGTTCGACAAGCTGGTGTCCATCGGCATGTTCGAGCACGTCGGGCAGAAGAATTACGATACTTACATGCGTACCGCTTACGACCTGATGAAAGAGGACGGGATTTTCGTACTGCACACCATCGGTAGCGATAAGTCGTTTTACGTCACCAATCCGTGGATTCACAAATACATTTTCCCGAACGGTTCTATTCCGTCGTTGGCGCAAATCAATCAGGCGGCGGAACCCTATTTTGTGGTGGAAGATGTCCACAATTTCGGGCCGGATTACGACCGCACCTTGATGGCGTGGCAACGCAATTTCGACCAGGCCTGGCCGGATTTGCAAGACCGTTACGACAGCCGTTTTTATCGGATGTGGAATTATTACCTGAAAATTTCCGCCGGGGCTTTCCGAAGCCGCTCCTTACAACTCTATCAAGTGGTGCTGCGAAAACGTCTGACGCCGTTGGACCCGTACCACAGCAAACGTTGAAGCCCAATCAGTCTGAAATAGTGCGGGTGGCGCGGATGTCGATTGGTTCCCGGCGCTGTATCGAGCGCTTGTCGTGATAATGGAAACGCAGGGCCTCCGACTGACTCAACCAATCGGTTAGATGCTGCTTGGCATTGCCGACGGCCTCGTCCAACGTTCGTTCTTGGGCCAGCCCGGTGGCGATGGCGGATGAAAACACGCAGCCGGTACCGTGGGTGTGGGTGGTGGACACCCGTGGGCTGGAAAAGCGTTTCGATTCGGCGTTAAGTTCGCGGGTTGGCTGAATCAAAATGTCGGTCGCCGTGTCGGCGTCGCCACTGTGGCCGCCTTTGAGGACGGCCGCTTCAACGCCCATCTCATACAGTGCCTTTTCGATTTCAACCAGATCATTTACCGGCGTTTTTGGAGGTCGATTCAGCAGGTAGTTCAACTCCGGTAAATTGGGGGTGATGACATCGGCCAGTGGAAACAGTTTTTCCACCAAGGTACTGACGGCGTCGGCGGCCAACAACGGGTGCCCGCTGGAGCTGACCAGCACCGTATCCAGCACCACGGCACTGGTTGGGTGACGTTGCAACGTCGTGGCGACCACGTCAATCAATTCCGCATTGGCGAGCACGCCGATTTTGATGGCGTCAATTTGCACATCCTCGAACAAGGACTGCAATTGGTGGTGTAACGTTTCCGCCGATAAGGCTTCCACCTGTTGTACGCCCTGAGAGTTTTGCGCCGTCACCGCGGTAAGGGCACTGAAACCGTAACCGCCCAAAGCGTGGATGGTTTTCAAATCGGCTTGAATGCCGGCGCCGCCGTAAGGGTCGGAACCGGCGATGGTCAGAACGGTTGCTGTGGTGGGGCGCATAAAGGATTTTTCCTCATCGAAAGGGTTTCTCGTCATTGGGCGTTTTTGACCAGGCCTGGTAGTTTTCGGCAAACCGGGTTTGCAGGGTGTGGAGGTGCTCGGCGCCGTCGGCTTGATGCAATTGTAACCCTTGAATCATCGCCACGCCATTGGCACCGGCTCGCACCACGGCGCCCAGTTGTTCCAATCCAATGCCGCCGATGGCGACCACCGGCATTGGCAGCGAACGGCTCCAATGGCTTAGGTTGTCGAGTCCGACCGCCGGGTAGTCGAGTTGTTTGCTTTGGGTGCCGAAAATCGGGCCGATGGCGAGATACGACGGTTGCAAGGGCAAGGCGTTTTCGATTTCCGACGGATTATGGGTGCTCACGCCAAGCCGTAAACCGGCTTGAAACAGGGCTTGGGCATCGGCGGTGTGCAAATCTTCCTGGCCGAGATGCACGCCGTAAGCGCCGAGTTCGATGGCGATTTGCCAGTAATCGTTAATGAACAGACGGGCCTTGTGGGTTTTCGCCAAGCGCACGGTGGCGGCGAGTTCTTGGCGCAACGCCTCGCCCTGTAAATCCTTAATGCGGATTTGCAGGGTAGTGATACCGTTTTGGAACAACAAAGCGGCGTCTTCGGCGCGATTGACCAAAGGGTAAAGCCCCAGAGGTTGTTCGGGCGTTTGGCAAGAAGGAAACTGCATTTTGACCAGGCCTGCTTTCACTTAGAACGAGACTAGGTCGGAGAGTTTTCTTGATGCCAGAAAGGCGTGCCGACCACCGGAGTGGACGGTGCGGCCAAATTGCGTTCCGGCATGGTGCCGGCTTGGCGGCCGTAAAAACCGGCTTCCACCGCCGCTTTAAACGCGCGGGCCATCTTTTCCGGTTGCGGCGACAGCGCCACGGCGGAATTCAGCAAAACGCCGTCGTAACCCATTTCCAGCGCCTGAACCGCATGGGACGGTTTGCCGATACCGGCATCCACAATCAGGTTCAACTCCGGAAAGCGTTCCCGCAGTATGCCCAGGTTGTAAGGGTTCATCAGCCCTTTGCCCGAGCCGATGGGCGAGCCCCACGGCATGAGAATTCGGCAGCCGACATCGACCAGTTTTTGCGCCAGCACCAAATCGTCGGTGGTGTAAGGGAAGACCTCAAAACCGTCCTTGACCAGCGTTTCCGCCGCTTTGACCAGTTCGAAAGGGTCGGGTTGCAGTGTGTATTGGTCGCCGATGACTTCCAGTTTCACCCAGTGGGTCTGAAAGACTTCGCGTGCCATTTGCGCGGTGGTAATCGCTTCTTTGGCGGAATGACAACCGGCGGTATTCGGCAGAACCTTGACGTTCAGGTCTTGAATTCGCTGCCAGAAATCCTGACCGGCCGCATCGCCCGCCGCCTGACGGCGCAGCGAGACCGTGACGATTTCAGAACCGGAAGCGTGCACGGAGGCTTGCATCGCCTGAGGTGACGAATACAGGGCCGAACCGATCAGCAAGCGGCTGTTCAGGGTTTCGCCGCCGATGTGCCAAGTCATCTCGTTTTGAGTGGAAGGGGTGTCTATTGAACTTGTTTGTGCCGGCATATCAACCTCCTTGCATCGGCGCGACGATTTCAATGCGGTCGCCGTCTTGTAAAGCCGTTTCCCGGTATTGACCTCGGGGAACGAAGGTTTCGTTGACCGCCACGGCAAACTGGTTCGGTTGGTAGCCGAGTTGTTCCAGTAACGCTTGCAAATTCGGCAAAGTGTCGAAAGCCTGCGGTTGATCGTTAATCAAAAGTGTCATAGTCGTTTCCTATTCTGTGCGTTTTGGCCGTCGATATCATTAAGCCGTATCGGCGGTGGCAAAACCGCTTTCCATCAATGCCTGTTCCACCACCGCGGGCGTCAGGAGATAACCGTGACGATACAGGCCGTTGATTCGAGTGACTTGTGGCTCATGACGAATCGACGGTAGGTTATCGTCCAATGCCGGGCGGCAGTTGGTCAGGCTGTTGACGATGCGTGCTTCGCCGAAACCGGGGTGCAAACTGTAGGCCGCCGACAGCAGTTCTAAACTGGAACGTACCGACATGGGGCTCATGTCCTCGCTTTCGATTTCGGTGGCGCCGATGACGTAACGGTGCGGCGTATCGGCGGACGGGCGCGGTACGATGTAAATGCGGTAACGCGGGTGCATCAAACGCACCGGTCGGGTCAGTTTGACATCGGGGGCGTCCAACCAGAAGACTTCGCCGCGTACGCCGCGCAAGTCGGTGACCTCTTTTTTGGCACCGAGCCCTCGGGTGTCGAAGGCCCAATCGAATGTGAAGGGATTCGAACCGACGTGAATGCATCCGTCTTTCAGGTCAGTGACTTCGGCGCGGGTGTGCCAAATGACCTCCGGGTGTTCGCGCAGATAGCTTCGGCTTCGATCCATAAAGCGTTGGGCATTGACCTGGCCTTCGCTCGGCAGGAAAAAGCCACGCGCATGATGGCTTAAATCCGGTTCCAGTTGCTGAAGGGCATTTGGGGCCAGCGCTTGAATCGATTCGGCCGCATCGGGCGATTTGGCTTTGGCGCGTAGTTGCGCCATAAACCGTTCCAATTCCGCCATGTCCGCCGGGTGAGCGGTGATGACACTACCGGCTTGTTGCAGGGCGTCGGGAATGCCGAGTTGCTCCAGCAGGCCTGGCCAAATTTGGATGGAACGCTGTCCGAGATCGAAAATATCCGATTCGGCGGTTTCCAGTTCCGCAAATGGCGCCAACATGCCGGCGGCCACTCGTGCGGCGGCGTTTTCCGATTCATCGGAATCCTTTTCGAACAAGGTCACATGATGCCCTTGCGCCAACAGTTTCAGCGCCAGCACCCGGCCGACGAGGCCGGCCCCGGCGATGCCGAGGTGTTGCTTGGTGACGTGTTTCATGACGACCTCTGCTTAGCTGGACAAAGTGATGTCTTCGACATTCACATAGACTTCGCTGCCGTTGTCCTTGAAGGTCTGCGACATTTCCGCCATGCCTTGTTCCACCGCTTTTTGGTGAGACAGGCCTTGTTGTTCGGCGTAGTCTCGCACTTCCTGCGAGATTTTCATCGAGCAGAACTTCGGCCCGCACATGGAGCAGAAATGCGCCACTTTGGCGGAATCGCGCGGCAGGGTTTCGTCGTGAAAGGCGCGTGCCTTTTCCGGGTCGAGTCCGAGGTTGAACTGGTCTTCCCAGCGGAATTCGAATCGGGCTTTGGAAAGGGCATCATCACGTGCACGCGCTCCGGGGTGCCCCTTGGCGACGTCGGCGGCGTGGGCGGCCAGTTTGTACGTGATGAGGCCTTCCTTGACGTCGTCGCGATTTGGCAAGCCCAGATGCTCTTTCGGGGTGACGTAACACAGCATGGCGGTGCCGAACCAGCCGATCATGGCCGCGCCGATGCCGGACGTGATGTGGTCGTAACCCGGTGCAATGTCGGTGGTCAAAGGCCCCAGCGTGTAGAAAGGCGCTTCGTGGCAATATTCCAATTGCTTGTCCATGTTTTCCTTGATCATGTGCATCGGTACGTGGCCCGGGCCTTCGATAATGACCTGGACATCATGCTTCCAGGCAATTTTCGTCAGTTCCCCGAGGGTTTCGAGTTCCGCCAGTTGCGCTTCATCGTTGGCATCCGCCAGCGAGCCAGGGCGCAAGCCGTCACCCAGTGAGAAGGAAACGTCGTACTGCTTCATGATTTCGCAGATGTCTTCGAAATGGGTGTAAAGGAAGCTTTCCTGATGGTGTGCGATACACCATTTCGCCATAATCGAGCCGCCGCGGGAAACGATGCCGGTGACGCGTTTGGTGGTCATCGGTACGTAACGCAGCAAGACACCGGCGTGGATAGTGAAGTAGTCCACACCTTGCTCGGCCTGTTCGATGAGGGTGTCGCGGAAAATTTCCCAGGTCAGGTCTTCGGCGACACCGTTGACCTTTTCCAGTGCCTGATAAATCGGTACCGTGCCGATGGGCACCGGTGAGTTACGCAGAATCCAGTCGCGGGTGGTGTGGATGTTTTTGCCGGTGGACAAGTCCATGACGGTGTCGGCGCCCCAGCGGGTGGACCAGACCATTTTTTCGACTTCTTCGGCAATCGACGAGGTGGTGGCGGAGTTGCCGATATTAGCGTTGACCTTGACCAGAAAGTTGCGGCCGATAATCATCGGTTCGGATTCCGGGTGGTTGATGTTGCACGGAATGACGGCGCGTCCGGCGGCGACTTCGTCGCGGACGAATTCCGGTGTGATGTCTTCCGGCAAATTGGCGCCGAAATGTTCGCCTTTCAAGCGGTGTTCGCGCTCGGCGTCGTTGAGGTAACGACGGGTGAGTTCACGGCGTTGATTTTCGCGGATGGCGATGAATTCCATTTCCGGTGTGATAATGCCTTGGCGGGCATAATGCAGTTGGGTGACGTTTTGCCCGGTCTTGGCGCGCAACGGTTGGCGCATTAGGCTGGAAGCGCCGGCAATGGCGGTTTCCATTTGGCTGCGGTTGCTGTAACCGTTGTCCTTCGGGTCGATGATGCGGCCGTCATAGGCTTCGGTGTCCTGACGGGCGTCAATCCAAGGTTTGCGGATGGCGGGAATGCCTTGGGCGACGTCAATCTCGATGGTCGGGTCGGTATAAGGGCCGGAGGTATCGTACACGGTGACGGTTTCACCGTTGGTGAGTTGGATGGCTCGCATCGGCACACGGATGTCCGGGTGGATGTCGCCGGGAATATAGGTTTTTTGGGAGGCCGGTAACGGCTCTCGGGTCAGAATGTCATTGGACGCCGGTAGGGCGTGTTTAAATGCAGTCATGTTTTCCTCGCTTTTGTTGCGTTCAAAGGGGGAAAAACACAGCGTAATCAGGCGTGAAACCGTCACAGCAAAAGCCGTTTCAGCAGACACGATTCAACAAGATGTTTTGCTCGGAGTGAGGTCGGAAGCCGGAATCGGCCGGTCGGACAATTGCTTTGGCGACACGGGGACGATTCGGACAGTCCGACGCAGGCTCCAAAGCAATCAAAGGGCGCACGTCCGCCAAGGCGGTCGTTCCCAAAGAAATCTTCTCTTCCCTACGCTGGCTTTAACCAGATCAAGTTCAACGGGCCCGACAGCCGGGAGGGGCGATTTGCCCTTTCCACTCAGTCGTCTCAGCACTTAGGTGTGCACCCCGAGAGATTAAGCGCCATTGTATCAGAAGCGCGTGCAAATGCGAGTGAAATTAAAAACTCCATCTTAATCATAAGGTTAAGCTTTATTGCACAAAGTTGAGGGGTATGGATAATGGAGACAGGTTCGACATGAATTCATCATAAAAAAGTATAAGGAAAGAACGTGGATACGATTATTGCGACCTCGCTGCATACAGTGGCAGCGGTTTTGTGGGTGGGCGGTATTTTCTTGGCTTATCGGGTGCTGCGGCCGGCGGCGATGGCACTGGAACCGCCGCAGCGGTTGACGTTGTGGGCCGAGGTGTTTGGCCGTTTTTTCCCATGGGTATGGGGTTTCATCGTCTTGCTCGTGATTTCCGGTTACTGGGATTGGATGACGCGCTTCGGTGATTTGACCGCCGTGCCGTTGTACTTGCATGCCATGCAGTGGGTGGGTTGGCTGATGATCGGTTTGTTCGCCTGGTTGTACTTCGGCCCCTTCAAAACCTTTCGAAACCATGTAAAGGCGGGGCAGTTTGCCGAAGCCGGACAGGTGATGAACGCTAAAATGCGTCCCGTGATTGCCATCAACCTGGCGTTGGGCGTATTGGAGGCGGTGATTGGCGCTTCCGGGCCTTATTGGGGATAAGGGCGTGTTTAACGAAAAATACCCAGGCCTGGGTATTTTTTAATATCGTTATGATTTTATTGGCACTTTGTAATACGCCTGATAACCGGATAAAAATTTTCTTAAAACAAGCGATTTGAAAAGGCTTGAAAACCCGTTATAGTGTTACTCAGTTGAGATTAATTACGTAGTTTGGAGTCGAAAGATTTATGTCGATTCGTCGTTATTTAAAGCATGCCCCGAATATTGATGAAACCGCTTGGGTGGACCCGTCTGCGGTGGTGATTGGTCAGTGCACTTTGGCCGAAGATGTGGGTATCTGGCCGAATGCCACCTTGCGCGGTGACGTGAATGCCATTGAAATCGGACCGCGCAGTAATATTCAAGACGGTACCGTTTGCCACACCACACACGATTCGCCCATCACTAAAGGGTCGCGTTGCATTGTCGGTGCCGATGTGACGGTGGGGCATAATGCGGTCTTGCATGGCTGTATCATCGAGGACGAATGTTTGATTGGCATGGGCGCGGTGGTGCTGGACAATGCCGTGGTGCAAAAGCACGTGCTGGTGGGGGCCAACAGTTTGGTGCCGGCCGGCAAGGTGCTGGAATCCGGCCATTTGTATGTCGGGTCGCCGGTGAAAAAACTGCGGCCGTTGACCGATGACGAAAAAGCGTTTTTCAAATACTCCGCCGAACATTATGTGAAGTTGAAAAACGACTTCCAACAGGCGGGCTGCGACGAACTCTGAATCATGAATGCATCCCTGAATGGTAAATTAGGTCACCCGAATGCTTGGCGGGCTGACCTTGGCATCTATTTCCGCTATATTGTCATGGGTTGGCTGGTGGTCATTCTGCTGGCCGCCATTCAGCTGGATTTCCTCTATGAAGCCCCGTTTCACCCACGTTTTTTAATCATTCCCAGTTTAGTGGGCATGGTGGCCGGTTTTTTCATTGCCCGTCAGAAAATTCTCAGCGACGAAGTGCGCGCGAAAAACATGACATTTGCGGCCTTGGTGGAAATGGCTGAAGAAGCGGCCTACCTTCAAAACCTGGATCGCAGTTACCGTTACATTTCATCCGCCATTACCGATATGACCGGTTATGACGTCAAAACCTTTTACCAAACCCCGAATCTGTTTGCCGACCTGGTTTATGAAGAGGACTTCCCGAAATGGTTGTCTTATGAAAAATCGGTCGCGGCGGGTCGAACGCCGGATGCGATTGAAGTGCGTTTGACCACCAAACATAAAGGACTGATTTGGGTGCGGCATGTCACTCGGCCGATTTTCGATGGTAAAAAAATCATCGGTTACAGTTCGACCAATGCCGAAATCACCGATCAGGTCAATCAAGCGAATGCCATGAAAGAATTGGCGTTGAAAGACCCTTTGACCGGGTTGCCGAACCGCCGTCACCTGAGTTCGGAGGCCGACCGTTTATTGAAACAAGACTCGGACTTCTGTCTGGTGATGATGGATCTGGACCGTTTTAAAACCATCAATGATTCATTGGGGCATTCGGTTGGCGACTTGATGCTGAAAAAAGTGCGCGACCGTTTAGAGCTCATTGCCCCTTACGGCTCGGTTATTTCGCGTTTCGGGGGCGACGAGTTTGTGGTGATCTTACCGGATGTCACCGACGAGGCCAAAGTCGAAGGGTTGATCGAAAGTTTCTTGAGCGCGGTGGAAAGGCCGATGAAGTTGAACGGTCTGAACCTGCATGTGTCGGCGTCGTTTGGCTGGGTGTTTGCGCCGGAAGACGGCCGGGATGTCGAGACCTTGATTCGTTATGCCGATGCCGCCATGCACATGGCGAAACAGAAACAAGGGGTTTCCTGTTTACGTTACGCCGGGCATGTGGACGACCATCACCAACGTTTGTTGCTTCTGGAAAATCGGTTGCGTAAAGCGGTGGAAGAACGCCGCATCAAACCGTTTTATCAGCCGTTATTTTGTGCCCGAACCGGCCAGCTGATGGGCGTGGAGTGCTTGGCACGCTGGCGCGATGAGGAGTTGGGTTGGGTTTCGCCGGACGAGTTCATTCCGTTAGCGGAAACGGCGAACCTGATCGGCAAACTCGGCGATTCCATTTTGGAGCATGCCATTATCATCGCGAAGACCTTGCATGAAAGTTGCGCTCAAAAGGATGTGTACTTTTCGGTGAATGCGTCGCCGTATCAGCTCTCGGAAATCGGTTTCGTTGACAATATGAAAGCGTTGCTGGAACGCCATCAACTGCCAGCGAGATTGTTGAAGATTGAAGTGACCGAGTCGTTGTTTATCGGTGGAAACCTGCAAGCCATTAATGTGTTGACCGAACTACGCAACCTGGGAATTGGTGTCGCGCTGGACGATTTCGGCACCGGCTATTCGGCGTTTGCGGTGTTAAAAGAAGGTTGCATCGACATGCTGAAAGTCGATAAATCTTTTGTGCAGAACATTGCTGAAAACGAGCAGGAAAAGGCGCTGATTGCTGAAATCATCCAAATGGCGCATATTATGAATTTGCAAGTGGTGGCCGAAGGGGTCGAAACCGACGCCCAGAAGGCGATCTTGACGGAAGCCGAGTGCGACATCCTGCAAGGTTATTTATTGGCCAAGCCGATGTCGGAAGCGGATTTCTGCCCGTATATGAATTGCAATGGGCTGGAAAAAGAGCGCGATTAAGCGTTCATGATTAAGCGCTCATTAAACGTCGCACTTCGTCGATGACGCTCGCGGTTTCCGGGCGGACGCCGCGCCACAGATAAAAGGCTTCGGCCGCCTGGCCGACCAGCATCCCCAGTCCGTCTCGTGTCCTGCATTCCGGTTGCAAGCCTTTCGCCCAATCCATAAAGACGGTCGGTTCCGTGCCGTACATCATGTCGTACACCAAACTGTCTGCCCCAACGACGTCTCCGCTTACCGGCGGCAACTTGCCTTCCAAACTGGCCGAGGTGCCGTTGATGATGATATCGTAGCCGCCGGGTGGGCAGGGAATGTCTTCCCAGCCGCTGGCGGTGATCGGAATGTCGGTGTCAAAACGCTGTCCCAGAACTTCGGCGCGTTTGGCGGTGCGATTGGCAATATGCACCAGGCCTGGCCGTTTTTCTAGAATGGGTTGCAGTACGCCTTGCACGGCGCCGCCGGCGCCGAGAATCAAAACCTGTTTGCCTTCAAACGGGCAAGCGGCATTGATTTCAATGTCCATCACCAGGCCGACGCCGTCGGTGTTGTCGCCGAAGGTTTTACCGTCCTGAAATTGAAAGGTGTTGACCGCATGCGCGACCTGAGCGCGTTCCGTCAGTTCGTCGGCGTATTCGAAAGCATCCAGTTTATAAGGGACGGTGATATTAATCCCTTTATACCCTTGCGCTTTTAAATCCGCCATGGCCCACTGGAAGGTGGTGTCTTCGGTGTCGACGCGAATGGCTTCGTACACCAGGTCCTGATGGGTTTGTTCGGCAAACAGCCGGTGAATCAATGGGGATTTGGAGTGGGCGATGGGGTCGCCCACCACGGCGTAATAATCGGTCATAAGCGTTGTGTGACTCCGGTGGTTATTTTTCGGCCAACCACTGGGCGACCACTTTAGCGTAATACGTCAGGATGCCATCGGCACCGGCGCGTTTACAGCTTAATAATGTTTCTAACGCCACTTCGCGCTCGTTGATCCAGCCGTTGAGTGCGGCGGCTTTCAGCATGGCGTATTCGCCGCTGACGTGATACACGAAGGTGGGAGCTTTGAATTCTTGTTTGACTCGGTGAACGATGTCCAGGTACGGGATGCCCGGTTTCACCATCACCATGTCGGCGCCTTCATTAATGTCCATTGCCACTTCATGTAATGCTTCGTCGCTGTTGGCCGGATCCATCTGGTACGTTTTTTTGTCGGCTTTGCCGAGGTTGCCGGAGGAACCGACGGCGTCACGGAAAGGCCCGTAATAAGCCGACGCGTATTTCGCGGAATAAGCCATGATGCGGGTGTGAATGTGCCCGTGTTCTTCCAGCAGTTCGCGAATTTCGATGATGCGTCCGTCCATCATGTCGGACGGGGCGACGACATCGGCACCGGCTTCGGCATGGGAAAGCGCCTGCTTCATTAAAACGTCGATGGTGTCGTCATTTAATACATAGCCGGTGTCGTCGATGATCCCATCCTGGCCGTGGGTGGTGTAAGGGTCTAATGCGACATCCGTCATGACACCCATTTCAGGAACCGCTTCTTTTACGGCGCGAACCGCGCGTTGCACTAAACCGTCGGGGTTATAGGCTTCGGTGGCTTCCAGCGTTTTGGTGTCCGGATTCGGTACCGGGAACAGCGCGATCATCGGGATGCCGAGTTCAAATAATGCTTGAGCTTCCAAGATTAAAAGGTCTATACTCAATCGCTCGATATCCGGCATGGATTTGACCGGTTCCCGTTGGTTATGGCCTTCAATCACGAACATCGGATAGATAAGGTCTTGAGCGGTGAGAACATTTTCACTCATCAGGCGGCGTGAGAAAGCGTCTTTGCGCATGCGGCGCATACGCGTGATCGGGAACTGACGTTCGATCATGGAGAACTCCTGTCATTAATAGGTGATTCGAAATGATACTCTTGTCGGTTGAAAAAATAAAGCCAGCGCCGACGCACCGGGCGTCGCGGCCCACTAGAATGAAAAGGAAACGCCATGTTAGATAATTTCGAATACACCTTTTTCGATGAACCCATTGCCAAACGTTTTTGTGGGGCTGTTGAGGCACAAGGGTTAACCGCTCGAATCGCTCGTGAAGAAGAGGGGAATGGCGAGGTGTCGTATTCGGTGTCAATCGACGGCGAATTGAGTGACGACGTGGCCGAAGAATTGGAAACGCTGTATTCCGACCTGTTGTTCGGCGACCAAGCGGCGCAAATCGAAGGCAATGAAGACGGCGCGACCGCCGATGCCTGTGGGGTGCAAATCAAGCTGGCATCAGGTGAATTCACCACTGTCGCGATTCATCCGACGATTATGAATAAAGTGTTGTCGGTTCTCTCCATTGACGAAGTTCAAAAATGCCTGGCGCAAGTGGCCGAAGACATTGAGAACCCGAAGGCGGGGCCGATTTGTCGCCGCGAAAATTTGCCGGGACTCTGAAAGCATAGAATTTCGCCAGCGACCCATAAAAAATTTATATAAGCAAATCCTAATTTTTCAGGGGCGAAAGGTTGCAGTCAAAAGCCATAAAACATATTATTACACGTTAGCAAAACTGTGCTTGGCTATGCTTGTGCAGTCGAGCACATAGATATATAAGCTACTATAAATGGTTAAACTCTTGAATCTGAGGCATTTTTAATTGAAATGCCAATCAAGGAGCAATAAATGACAGATAAAATCGTTGAAAAGGTTGCAGTTCAGTCTGATGATAGCCGCAACCAAGGCCGTCGTGCCTTCCTAAAGGGAAGTGCGGCTGTTGCAGGGGGCGTTCTATTTACGAAAGCCGCTTCTGCAGCTGAGGCTGGTAAATATGATCCTGCGAAAGCGGTTGCGCCTTACGCTGGAAAAGAAGAAATTACACAGGTGCTTGAAGATGGCCCAGCCCGTAAGTCTCTAGGGTTTGGTGTTCGTAAGTACCCATACGGGATGCCTTCTCCATACGAGAAAGAAGTTCAGCGTCGTACATTGGAATGGTTGACGCCGGATTCCATGGCCTCCATCACGATGACTCCGCTACAAAGCTTGAACGGTATCATCACGCCTAACGGTCTTCACTTCGAACGTTTCCACGGTGGTGTACCAACCATCGATCCTGCTAACCACCGTTTGGTTATCCACGGTTTGGTTGAGCGTCCATTGATCTTCACGGTTGATGACTTGAAGCGTTTCCCATCCATTTCCCGCATTCACTTCATCGAGTGTCCTGCGAACGGTGCGATGGAATGGAAAGGGGTTCAATTGAACTCTGTACAGTGGACACACGGTATGATGTCTTGTGTGGAATACACAGGTGTTCGTCTGTCTGACCTGTTGAAAGAAGCCGGTATCAAGCCAGAAGGTAAGTGGTTGATTCCTGAAGGGGCTGACGCCGCTGGTTTGACACGTTCGATTCCAATCGACTTGGCCATGGATGACTGTTTCGTCGCTTACGCTCAGAATGGTGAAGCGCTACGTCGTGAACAAGGTTACCCAATTCGTTTGGTTGTGCCGGGTTGTGAAGCGAACATGTGGGTTAAATACCTACGTCGTATCCAAGTACATGATGTACCAGCTCAACACCGTGAAGAAACGTCTAAATACACTGAATTGATGCCAGATGGTACCGCTCAGCGTTTCTCTTGGTACATGGAAGCGAACTCCGTTATCACTTATCCATCACCTGACTTCAAGATGCAAGGACCTGGTAAATACTTTGTCCGTGGTCT
This window harbors:
- the cfa gene encoding cyclopropane fatty acyl phospholipid synthase, translating into MRHSTVLADKEVRAGTLVSGRLGKAADFLESQLAKAGLTVNGSNPWDPQIHNAQTYWRVLRDGTLGAGESYMDHWWDCEQLDEMITRAMTAKLDESLTGRWVFIKHWLMARLTNMQSEKRAYQVGEQHYDVGNDLYEAMLDPTMAYSCGYWKNADSLHQAQEAKLDLICQKLELQPNETVLDIGCGWGSFAELAARKYGVHVTGLTISREQQQLAEQRCKDLPVQIELKDYRKMEGTFDKLVSIGMFEHVGQKNYDTYMRTAYDLMKEDGIFVLHTIGSDKSFYVTNPWIHKYIFPNGSIPSLAQINQAAEPYFVVEDVHNFGPDYDRTLMAWQRNFDQAWPDLQDRYDSRFYRMWNYYLKISAGAFRSRSLQLYQVVLRKRLTPLDPYHSKR
- the thiD gene encoding bifunctional hydroxymethylpyrimidine kinase/phosphomethylpyrimidine kinase, which produces MRPTTATVLTIAGSDPYGGAGIQADLKTIHALGGYGFSALTAVTAQNSQGVQQVEALSAETLHHQLQSLFEDVQIDAIKIGVLANAELIDVVATTLQRHPTSAVVLDTVLVSSSGHPLLAADAVSTLVEKLFPLADVITPNLPELNYLLNRPPKTPVNDLVEIEKALYEMGVEAAVLKGGHSGDADTATDILIQPTRELNAESKRFSSPRVSTTHTHGTGCVFSSAIATGLAQERTLDEAVGNAKQHLTDWLSQSEALRFHYHDKRSIQRREPIDIRATRTISD
- the thiE gene encoding thiamine phosphate synthase, encoding MQFPSCQTPEQPLGLYPLVNRAEDAALLFQNGITTLQIRIKDLQGEALRQELAATVRLAKTHKARLFINDYWQIAIELGAYGVHLGQEDLHTADAQALFQAGLRLGVSTHNPSEIENALPLQPSYLAIGPIFGTQSKQLDYPAVGLDNLSHWSRSLPMPVVAIGGIGLEQLGAVVRAGANGVAMIQGLQLHQADGAEHLHTLQTRFAENYQAWSKTPNDEKPFR
- a CDS encoding thiazole synthase, with amino-acid sequence MPAQTSSIDTPSTQNEMTWHIGGETLNSRLLIGSALYSSPQAMQASVHASGSEIVTVSLRRQAAGDAAGQDFWQRIQDLNVKVLPNTAGCHSAKEAITTAQMAREVFQTHWVKLEVIGDQYTLQPDPFELVKAAETLVKDGFEVFPYTTDDLVLAQKLVDVGCRILMPWGSPIGSGKGLMNPYNLGILRERFPELNLIVDAGIGKPSHAVQALEMGYDGVLLNSAVALSPQPEKMARAFKAAVEAGFYGRQAGTMPERNLAAPSTPVVGTPFWHQENSPT
- the thiS gene encoding sulfur carrier protein ThiS; amino-acid sequence: MTLLINDQPQAFDTLPNLQALLEQLGYQPNQFAVAVNETFVPRGQYRETALQDGDRIEIVAPMQGG
- a CDS encoding FAD-dependent oxidoreductase — protein: MKHVTKQHLGIAGAGLVGRVLALKLLAQGHHVTLFEKDSDESENAAARVAAGMLAPFAELETAESDIFDLGQRSIQIWPGLLEQLGIPDALQQAGSVITAHPADMAELERFMAQLRAKAKSPDAAESIQALAPNALQQLEPDLSHHARGFFLPSEGQVNAQRFMDRSRSYLREHPEVIWHTRAEVTDLKDGCIHVGSNPFTFDWAFDTRGLGAKKEVTDLRGVRGEVFWLDAPDVKLTRPVRLMHPRYRIYIVPRPSADTPHRYVIGATEIESEDMSPMSVRSSLELLSAAYSLHPGFGEARIVNSLTNCRPALDDNLPSIRHEPQVTRINGLYRHGYLLTPAVVEQALMESGFATADTA